A single window of Prosthecochloris marina DNA harbors:
- a CDS encoding DUF7670 domain-containing protein gives MATCKHQAAKKTEMKIRLWARWIARIAGIAIVVLFLPFYFGYGNPLPFLNPDYTVHDNAWLTAFPFVFIGLILAWRYPRIGGYMVVLAILAAQTVTFFSGYGLVIPMIIPLLVGFLFVASEMGKA, from the coding sequence ATGGCAACGTGTAAACATCAAGCAGCGAAAAAAACAGAGATGAAAATTAGATTATGGGCTAGATGGATTGCGCGAATAGCTGGTATCGCAATCGTGGTTTTATTCCTTCCTTTCTACTTCGGATATGGCAATCCCCTGCCCTTTTTGAATCCAGATTACACAGTGCATGATAATGCATGGCTGACGGCATTCCCCTTTGTTTTTATCGGACTTATTCTCGCATGGCGTTATCCGCGGATAGGTGGATACATGGTTGTATTGGCCATTCTTGCTGCACAAACGGTGACTTTTTTTTCTGGTTATGGGTTGGTAATACCTATGATAATCCCGCTGCTTGTGGGATTTCTCTTTGTTGCTTCCGAAATGGGGAAAGCGTGA
- a CDS encoding DUF1015 domain-containing protein: MPEIRPFKGLRYDPETAGDMGSIICPPYDIIPPTIQQELYGSSEYNAVRLELPKEDDPYGAAAGRLVQWMQDGVLMQDDKPALYPYYQTYTDPEGNTYTRKGFFCALRLHEFSEKKVLPHERTLSGPKKDRLNLFKRTQANISSIFGLYADEKLQADKAIEEFAVTHDPEVDAVFRGVRNRLWKMTDPDVIATVQQVLLDRQVYIADGHHRYETGVNYRNLRSEENHSHTGDEPYNFILIYLANIFDEGLIIFPLHRMVHSLGRFSPEGLIDTLSTHFEVKPLGGRGELKHYLESESSSHVYGVVTSEGIWGIKLKDSPETLLGDSVPAPLLQLSVVVLHELILHRVLGITPEAMCSQTNLVYEEDDRQVFDAVEQGGIQVGFVVKATTVQQVLDISGEGEVMPQKSTYFYPKIMTGMVMHKL, translated from the coding sequence ATGCCTGAAATCCGTCCTTTCAAGGGTTTGCGGTACGATCCTGAAACCGCTGGTGACATGGGCTCTATCATCTGTCCTCCCTATGATATTATTCCTCCCACCATACAGCAGGAACTGTATGGCAGTTCCGAGTACAACGCGGTGCGGCTGGAGCTTCCGAAAGAGGATGACCCTTACGGAGCTGCGGCAGGGCGGCTTGTGCAATGGATGCAGGATGGGGTTCTGATGCAGGACGACAAGCCTGCGTTGTACCCCTACTATCAGACTTATACCGACCCCGAAGGAAACACCTATACCCGCAAAGGTTTTTTCTGTGCGTTGCGTCTGCACGAGTTCAGCGAAAAGAAGGTATTGCCACACGAACGGACGCTTTCCGGGCCGAAAAAGGACAGGTTGAACCTGTTCAAAAGGACACAAGCCAATATCAGCAGCATTTTCGGACTCTATGCCGACGAAAAGTTACAGGCGGACAAGGCGATCGAGGAGTTTGCTGTAACGCATGACCCTGAGGTCGATGCTGTATTTCGAGGCGTCAGGAACCGGCTCTGGAAGATGACGGATCCCGATGTTATCGCAACGGTACAGCAGGTGTTGCTCGACCGCCAGGTTTATATCGCTGACGGACATCACCGTTATGAAACAGGGGTGAACTACCGTAACCTCCGTTCTGAGGAAAATCATTCGCATACCGGTGATGAGCCGTATAACTTCATTCTCATCTACCTTGCGAACATTTTCGATGAAGGGCTCATTATCTTTCCACTGCACAGGATGGTGCATAGTCTCGGGAGGTTCAGTCCGGAAGGTTTGATCGATACCTTGAGCACTCACTTCGAGGTGAAACCTCTCGGCGGCAGAGGAGAGCTGAAGCACTACCTTGAAAGTGAATCTTCAAGCCATGTTTATGGTGTTGTCACTTCGGAGGGGATCTGGGGAATCAAGCTGAAAGATTCTCCTGAAACGCTTCTTGGCGACTCGGTTCCCGCTCCGCTCCTGCAGCTCAGTGTTGTTGTTTTACATGAGCTTATTCTGCACCGGGTTCTCGGCATTACGCCGGAGGCGATGTGCAGTCAGACGAACCTCGTCTACGAAGAGGATGATCGTCAGGTGTTCGATGCCGTGGAACAAGGTGGTATCCAGGTCGGTTTTGTCGTCAAGGCGACAACCGTGCAACAGGTGCTCGATATTTCAGGAGAAGGAGAGGTGATGCCGCAGAAGTCGACGTATTTTTATCCCAAGATAATGACAGGGATGGTAATGCATAAACTATAG
- a CDS encoding class I SAM-dependent methyltransferase yields MAHEFDGKKYEQASSHQKEWGMRLIEELGLKGNERVLDLGCGDGALSLQLAKLVPEGNVIGIDASQGMIDAAIPKAKKNLQFLRKDINYLDYCEEFDVVFSNAALHWIKDHEKLLQNVHRALRPGGRIRFNFAGDGNCRNFFNVVQEAMVHDRHIAYFADFEWPWYMPSVDEYGTLCESSGLHNAKVWGENADRYFPDKEIMIKWIDQPSLVPLLPYLPKEERTSFRDYVVKRMVEETLQGDGTCFETFRRINLFAEKLAEGAIGE; encoded by the coding sequence ATGGCACATGAATTCGATGGCAAAAAATACGAGCAGGCATCCTCTCATCAGAAGGAATGGGGTATGCGGTTGATTGAGGAGCTTGGTCTAAAGGGTAATGAGCGTGTTCTTGATCTGGGGTGTGGTGATGGTGCACTTTCTTTACAGCTTGCGAAGCTTGTACCGGAGGGAAACGTTATCGGTATCGATGCGTCGCAGGGAATGATCGATGCCGCAATTCCTAAGGCGAAGAAAAATCTTCAGTTTCTACGGAAGGATATCAACTATCTTGACTACTGCGAGGAGTTTGATGTTGTTTTTTCAAATGCAGCACTTCATTGGATAAAAGATCACGAAAAACTGTTGCAGAACGTTCATCGAGCACTTCGGCCCGGTGGCAGGATCCGTTTCAACTTCGCGGGTGATGGTAACTGCAGGAACTTCTTCAATGTGGTTCAGGAGGCGATGGTGCATGATCGTCACATAGCGTATTTTGCTGATTTCGAGTGGCCGTGGTACATGCCTTCGGTTGACGAGTACGGCACGCTTTGCGAATCCAGCGGATTACACAATGCAAAAGTATGGGGAGAGAACGCAGACCGTTACTTTCCCGATAAAGAGATCATGATCAAATGGATTGACCAGCCAAGCCTTGTACCTTTGTTGCCCTATCTTCCGAAAGAAGAGCGGACATCGTTCCGTGATTATGTCGTGAAACGTATGGTAGAAGAAACTCTGCAAGGTGATGGAACGTGCTTCGAGACGTTTCGGAGGATTAACTTGTTTGCGGAGAAATTAGCGGAGGGGGCTATCGGGGAGTAA
- a CDS encoding class I SAM-dependent methyltransferase, with product MDGYEAEFVVVHEDSKPSVSLIGVSIEIASQIERLNGWEEGIMSDIETVVRTAFVSQPLREPVLRSAIKALRLSSGSRGLDAGCGIGLQTMLLAQNVGPAGHITGLDVSSEILAYAKDVVGKAGLSEMIAFREGDVNRLPFNDNSFDWAWSADCVGYTPVEPLPMVKELARVVKPGGSVAILAWSSEKLLPGYPLLEARLNATSSGMAPFTRRRRPELHVMRALGWFREVGLVELSSSTFAGSVQACLTDELYRALAALFQMRWHGVESELTKEDQAEYRRLCLPESQDFLLNHPDYAAFFTYSMFHGKVG from the coding sequence TTGGATGGCTATGAAGCAGAGTTTGTAGTGGTTCATGAAGATTCAAAACCCTCTGTATCGCTCATTGGAGTATCGATAGAAATAGCTTCTCAAATAGAACGTCTTAATGGTTGGGAAGAAGGAATAATGTCTGATATAGAGACGGTTGTAAGGACGGCTTTCGTATCCCAACCTCTGAGGGAGCCGGTACTTCGTTCGGCGATCAAGGCGCTTCGGCTCTCTTCGGGGAGCCGAGGGCTGGATGCAGGCTGCGGTATCGGACTGCAAACCATGTTGCTTGCACAAAACGTTGGGCCTGCAGGTCATATCACCGGCCTTGATGTGTCTTCAGAGATTCTGGCTTACGCCAAAGATGTTGTGGGGAAGGCCGGTTTGTCGGAAATGATTGCCTTTCGGGAAGGAGATGTCAACCGACTTCCTTTCAATGACAATTCTTTCGATTGGGCATGGAGTGCGGATTGTGTGGGATACACACCTGTTGAGCCTTTGCCGATGGTGAAAGAACTGGCACGTGTTGTTAAGCCTGGCGGGAGTGTAGCTATTCTCGCGTGGTCTTCAGAAAAACTTCTTCCGGGATATCCTCTGCTCGAGGCCAGGCTTAACGCGACATCTTCAGGGATGGCCCCTTTCACCAGGAGGAGGAGGCCGGAATTACATGTCATGCGCGCGCTTGGCTGGTTTCGTGAAGTGGGACTTGTTGAACTGTCGTCCAGTACTTTTGCGGGGAGTGTTCAAGCCTGTTTGACAGATGAGCTGTATCGTGCTTTGGCTGCCCTGTTTCAGATGCGCTGGCATGGTGTTGAGTCAGAACTGACAAAGGAGGATCAGGCGGAGTATCGGCGTCTTTGCCTTCCCGAGTCACAGGATTTCCTGCTCAATCATCCGGATTACGCTGCTTTCTTTACGTATTCGATGTTTCACGGCAAGGTCGGATAG
- the tsaB gene encoding tRNA (adenosine(37)-N6)-threonylcarbamoyltransferase complex dimerization subunit type 1 TsaB — MTFDFFLLTFSFSHRILAIECTHQCVSVAVGGPEGIVEETVWEWQRTAESIIPLVDKVLASAEIAVSDIDLLALSSGPGSFTSLRIGMATAKGLAYGTAAPLVTVSTMEALAKSARDRVDSPFLVPAIPARKGEFYYALYASKDDGLEEIEKTTYAPVDRMKDFLELRKGRCAVVVRDISPLQQVCRAAGVGAVKADFFTAASLIPLANKKYTAGEISSLETVIPDYQQKFRPKKQGRK; from the coding sequence TTGACTTTTGACTTTTTCCTTTTGACTTTTTCTTTTTCTCACAGGATTCTTGCAATAGAGTGCACGCATCAATGCGTCAGTGTTGCGGTTGGCGGCCCCGAAGGGATTGTCGAGGAGACGGTCTGGGAGTGGCAGCGGACTGCGGAATCAATTATTCCCCTTGTTGACAAAGTACTTGCCTCGGCAGAGATAGCCGTGAGTGATATCGATCTCCTTGCACTCTCTTCCGGCCCCGGTTCTTTTACTTCGTTGCGTATCGGTATGGCTACGGCGAAAGGGCTCGCTTACGGAACAGCTGCTCCACTGGTTACGGTTTCCACCATGGAGGCTCTTGCCAAGTCTGCCCGTGACCGTGTCGATAGTCCTTTTCTGGTGCCGGCTATCCCGGCAAGGAAAGGGGAGTTTTATTATGCTCTCTATGCCTCGAAAGATGATGGGCTTGAAGAGATCGAGAAGACAACGTATGCTCCGGTTGACCGCATGAAAGACTTTCTTGAGTTGAGAAAGGGGCGTTGTGCCGTCGTTGTAAGAGATATTTCGCCATTGCAGCAGGTTTGTCGAGCAGCCGGTGTGGGTGCTGTAAAAGCCGATTTTTTTACAGCGGCATCGCTTATTCCTCTTGCGAACAAGAAATATACGGCAGGAGAGATATCCTCTCTGGAAACCGTGATTCCTGATTATCAGCAGAAATTCCGTCCGAAAAAGCAAGGCCGTAAGTAA
- the tsaE gene encoding tRNA (adenosine(37)-N6)-threonylcarbamoyltransferase complex ATPase subunit type 1 TsaE — protein sequence MTKEYLSRSVEETREYARQFAVGLQPGDVVSLSGNLGAGKTEFMRGIAQVFSCDDQLTSPSFSIFNIYNGRLRDLPVKLQHFDLYRIESPLELEGLGFGEYIAGDAISVVEWGEKFFDELPDNAKKVFIEAVGESERRIVIREP from the coding sequence ATGACCAAGGAATATCTTTCCCGTTCAGTTGAAGAGACCCGTGAATATGCGCGGCAGTTTGCCGTGGGGTTGCAGCCGGGGGACGTTGTTTCTTTGAGCGGTAACCTAGGGGCCGGAAAAACTGAATTCATGCGGGGTATTGCGCAGGTGTTCAGCTGTGACGACCAGTTGACGAGTCCTTCCTTTTCAATCTTCAATATCTACAATGGGCGTTTGAGAGACTTGCCGGTGAAGCTGCAGCATTTCGATCTTTATCGCATCGAGTCTCCTCTCGAGCTCGAAGGGCTCGGTTTCGGGGAGTACATTGCAGGTGATGCCATTTCTGTTGTGGAATGGGGCGAAAAATTTTTCGACGAACTTCCCGATAATGCAAAAAAAGTATTTATTGAGGCCGTAGGAGAAAGCGAGCGGCGCATCGTCATACGTGAGCCTTGA
- a CDS encoding segregation and condensation protein A: protein MFRISLEEFEGPLDLLLFFIKRDELDIYNIPISKITKDFIDYLEAMQSLNLEVAAEFIYMASLLMSIKAKMLLPNEVPQEGDDSEFDPRTELVERLIEYKRIKDGAEKMRSLEETRSAMFPRGYYESFEPEVIDELDEPVNRPTLYHLIMTYKSVLEKMPRVRVQNVDEAPVTVDEQCGMILTKLQETIQISFRTVLEGVKEPLVLVVTFLAVLELCKGQKIVVIVKEGYDDFWMAMKQSL from the coding sequence ATGTTTCGAATAAGCCTTGAAGAATTTGAGGGACCGCTTGACCTGCTGCTTTTTTTTATCAAGCGAGACGAGCTTGATATTTATAATATTCCTATTTCTAAAATAACCAAAGATTTTATCGATTACCTTGAAGCCATGCAGAGTCTCAATCTCGAAGTGGCTGCTGAATTTATTTACATGGCTTCGCTCTTGATGAGTATAAAGGCCAAGATGCTTCTGCCAAATGAAGTTCCGCAAGAAGGTGACGATTCCGAGTTCGATCCAAGAACGGAACTGGTCGAGCGGTTGATAGAGTATAAACGGATCAAGGATGGCGCAGAAAAAATGCGCTCACTCGAAGAGACAAGAAGCGCCATGTTTCCCCGGGGGTATTATGAATCGTTCGAGCCTGAAGTTATCGATGAACTCGATGAGCCGGTTAACCGGCCGACGCTCTATCATTTGATTATGACTTACAAATCGGTGCTTGAGAAAATGCCGCGGGTTCGTGTACAGAATGTCGATGAAGCTCCGGTAACCGTCGACGAGCAGTGCGGGATGATTCTCACGAAGTTGCAGGAAACAATACAAATCTCTTTCAGAACGGTGCTTGAAGGAGTGAAGGAGCCTTTGGTGCTTGTTGTTACCTTCCTTGCCGTGCTCGAGCTCTGCAAAGGCCAGAAGATCGTCGTGATCGTGAAAGAGGGGTATGATGATTTTTGGATGGCTATGAAGCAGAGTTTGTAG
- a CDS encoding C1 family peptidase: MPDLRDYTVNTPEIAEMAKKLKLKQSAKSMKTAVPDVVDLREWCSKVENQGSIGSCTAHAAMGVIEYLQRKAFDDHIDGSRLFVYKTTRNLMKATGDTGAWLRNTMGALVLCGVPHESYWEYTDVDPDFDEEPTGFVYAVADNFEALKYFCHDPLGSNIDFKDVLESVKKYLAAGIPSMFGFYGFPSFDETDEGGCIPFPCVNEKAEWGHAIVAVGFDDKKEIKNPRCNKKSKGALLIRNSWGTSWGDEGYGWLPYEYVLQGLAVDFWSILSMEMVDTKQFGL, translated from the coding sequence ATGCCTGATTTAAGGGATTATACGGTGAATACTCCGGAAATTGCCGAGATGGCAAAAAAGCTGAAACTGAAGCAGAGCGCAAAGTCGATGAAGACTGCCGTCCCTGATGTGGTTGACTTGAGGGAGTGGTGTTCGAAAGTCGAAAATCAGGGCAGTATAGGTTCATGTACGGCACATGCAGCCATGGGAGTGATCGAATATCTGCAACGCAAAGCTTTTGACGATCATATTGACGGTTCAAGGCTCTTTGTGTATAAAACAACCCGAAACCTGATGAAAGCTACCGGGGATACCGGTGCATGGTTGAGAAATACCATGGGAGCGCTTGTCCTTTGTGGCGTTCCCCATGAAAGCTACTGGGAGTATACCGATGTCGATCCGGATTTTGACGAGGAGCCTACCGGGTTTGTTTATGCTGTCGCCGATAATTTTGAGGCACTGAAATATTTTTGTCACGACCCTCTCGGTTCAAATATTGATTTTAAGGATGTGCTCGAAAGCGTAAAAAAGTATCTGGCTGCAGGTATTCCTTCAATGTTTGGATTCTATGGGTTTCCATCGTTTGATGAAACTGATGAAGGTGGGTGTATCCCTTTTCCCTGTGTTAATGAAAAAGCGGAGTGGGGGCACGCAATCGTTGCTGTTGGTTTCGATGATAAAAAGGAAATAAAGAATCCTCGCTGCAACAAGAAATCAAAAGGAGCGCTGCTTATAAGGAATTCCTGGGGAACGAGCTGGGGTGATGAGGGGTATGGCTGGTTGCCTTATGAGTATGTGTTACAAGGACTGGCTGTTGATTTCTGGTCGATTTTAAGCATGGAGATGGTGGATACAAAGCAGTTCGGACTGTAA
- a CDS encoding GNAT family N-acetyltransferase, whose amino-acid sequence MQFVKSAGGVHLVALDGDDVVGWCDVTPQIYEGLTHAGRLGMGLLPEYRGQGWGTKLVTEALSIAFKAGFERIELEVFALNVGAIKLYRYFGFCEEGKKRKARKLDGMYDDIFLFGLLREEWVR is encoded by the coding sequence ATTCAATTTGTCAAAAGCGCAGGTGGAGTTCACCTCGTTGCCCTGGATGGTGACGATGTTGTTGGCTGGTGTGATGTAACACCGCAAATCTATGAAGGGTTGACGCATGCAGGGCGTCTGGGGATGGGATTATTGCCGGAATATCGTGGACAGGGTTGGGGAACAAAGCTTGTTACAGAAGCATTGTCGATTGCGTTCAAAGCGGGGTTTGAACGAATCGAACTCGAGGTCTTTGCTTTAAATGTTGGAGCAATAAAGCTCTATCGCTATTTCGGCTTTTGTGAGGAGGGGAAAAAACGCAAGGCCAGGAAACTCGATGGTATGTATGATGATATTTTCCTGTTTGGGTTGTTGCGGGAAGAATGGGTGCGATGA
- a CDS encoding tetratricopeptide repeat protein, which translates to MMRSLTPYILATLLSGFIAWTPLHASTPKQSFDKGYRQHLKGNHADAVKYYTKAIKRKPSYAQAYLMRAAAHHSMKEYERAMKDYTRVIESGDNYFKAVGHFNRGVVQYDIGKYSAAITDFTWALSYDHKMAAAYLHRGIAKGRAGDKKGQVQDFVYAARSGDSEVRGWLEKHAPHVLGRK; encoded by the coding sequence ATGATGCGTAGTCTTACTCCATATATTCTAGCCACGCTTTTAAGCGGCTTTATTGCATGGACACCGCTCCATGCCAGTACTCCGAAACAGTCTTTTGACAAGGGATACCGGCAACATCTCAAAGGAAACCATGCTGATGCCGTAAAATATTATACAAAAGCGATAAAGCGCAAACCCTCATACGCCCAGGCCTACCTCATGCGAGCTGCTGCCCATCATTCCATGAAAGAATATGAACGGGCTATGAAGGACTACACCAGGGTCATCGAATCGGGCGACAATTATTTCAAAGCTGTCGGCCACTTCAACCGCGGCGTGGTCCAGTACGATATCGGAAAGTACAGTGCAGCCATTACGGATTTCACCTGGGCGCTATCCTATGATCACAAGATGGCAGCGGCCTATCTGCACCGCGGCATTGCCAAGGGACGAGCCGGCGATAAAAAAGGCCAGGTCCAGGACTTTGTCTATGCCGCCCGTTCAGGAGATTCCGAGGTAAGAGGGTGGCTCGAAAAGCACGCACCTCATGTTCTCGGAAGAAAATAA
- a CDS encoding GNAT family N-acetyltransferase, translating to MAVNQDTVIGHILFTPVTIDGSKVIGMGLGSDGGLPSCQKQGIGSMLVRHGLRHLRQSGCPFVIVWGILNIVRVLVLSRHCTTSSSANGKVCLMKCLWVLYLTTGMLDQEKVG from the coding sequence GTGGCTGTCAATCAGGATACTGTCATAGGGCATATATTGTTTACTCCGGTTACTATTGACGGCTCTAAGGTGATTGGCATGGGCTTGGGCTCCGATGGCGGTTTACCATCGTGTCAGAAACAAGGTATCGGCTCTATGCTCGTTCGGCATGGATTGCGGCACCTGCGACAGTCTGGCTGTCCGTTTGTCATTGTCTGGGGCATCCTGAATATTGTCCGCGTTTTGGTTTTGAGCAGGCATTGCACTACAAGCTCAAGTGCCAATGGAAAGGTGTGCCTGATGAAGTGTTTATGGGTTTTATATTTGACAACAGGGATGCTTGACCAAGAGAAGGTGGGATAA
- a CDS encoding AraC family transcriptional regulator, translating to MRESENKNNTAQSMRAEYISRINRVIDYIENHLDEDLTLGILADVACFSPFHFHRIFKACVGETLSRFINRVRVQKAAYQLSTNPEKTITEIAFDTGFSGSATFARSFKNYFGVSASQWRLNERQPDSKNRKTNSKNGNRVGKKCENIIQSSHYVDSVTRNLKWRIEMKKEKILGIEVKEMPSVYVAYVRHIGPYKGDSQLFEGLFTRLMNWAGPRGLCVPEAKIMAVYHDDPEVTEEDNLRVSACITVPEDTPVQGEVGKMKIDGGKFAVAGFELEGSHEYEEAWNMVIAEWLPESGLQPDDRLGYEVYHNNPEEHPEGHHIVDICLPVKPL from the coding sequence ATGAGGGAATCTGAAAATAAAAACAACACCGCTCAATCCATGAGAGCGGAATATATATCACGCATCAATCGCGTTATTGACTATATCGAAAATCATCTTGACGAGGATTTGACCTTAGGAATCCTTGCCGATGTGGCCTGCTTTTCACCGTTTCATTTTCATCGGATCTTCAAAGCCTGTGTGGGCGAGACACTGAGCCGGTTTATTAACCGGGTTCGGGTGCAGAAAGCAGCCTATCAATTATCAACCAATCCTGAAAAAACAATTACCGAGATTGCTTTCGATACCGGATTTTCAGGATCCGCCACCTTTGCCCGATCCTTTAAAAATTATTTTGGGGTGAGTGCCAGCCAGTGGCGGTTAAACGAACGACAACCCGATAGCAAGAATCGCAAAACCAATAGCAAGAACGGCAATAGGGTTGGCAAGAAATGCGAAAATATTATTCAATCCTCCCACTATGTTGATAGTGTTACTCGTAATCTTAAATGGAGGATAGAAATGAAAAAAGAAAAAATACTTGGCATTGAGGTTAAAGAAATGCCATCTGTTTACGTGGCTTATGTCAGACACATCGGGCCCTATAAAGGCGATAGTCAGCTTTTTGAAGGCTTGTTTACCCGGTTGATGAACTGGGCCGGCCCTCGGGGGCTGTGTGTGCCGGAGGCAAAAATCATGGCGGTTTACCATGACGACCCCGAAGTGACTGAAGAAGATAACCTTCGGGTTTCTGCCTGTATCACAGTGCCGGAAGATACACCGGTTCAAGGAGAGGTTGGTAAAATGAAAATCGATGGTGGTAAATTTGCTGTGGCAGGCTTTGAACTGGAAGGGAGTCATGAATATGAAGAAGCCTGGAACATGGTTATTGCAGAATGGTTACCTGAAAGCGGACTTCAGCCCGATGACCGGCTCGGCTATGAAGTCTATCACAATAATCCCGAAGAACATCCCGAGGGGCATCATATTGTTGATATTTGTCTTCCGGTAAAGCCCTTGTAG
- the rsfS gene encoding ribosome silencing factor: MAELNREDDKRLDVREVTLSELLAKRAAELSLEKKCEEVTILDVRELTSVTDFFVIATADSERKAKAAYEYIVDELKQDDERPLHIEGGDSLHWILIDYVDVVVHIFMPDERKFYDLESLWGDAPKVQLKSTVAEGS, from the coding sequence ATGGCTGAGCTAAATCGTGAAGACGATAAGAGACTGGATGTGAGGGAGGTTACTTTAAGCGAACTGCTTGCGAAAAGAGCGGCAGAATTATCGCTGGAGAAAAAATGTGAAGAGGTGACGATTCTTGATGTCAGGGAGTTGACGAGCGTCACGGATTTTTTTGTGATTGCAACGGCTGATTCCGAAAGAAAAGCAAAAGCAGCCTATGAGTACATTGTCGATGAACTGAAACAAGACGATGAACGTCCTTTGCATATCGAGGGGGGTGATTCTTTGCATTGGATTTTGATTGATTATGTCGATGTCGTGGTTCATATTTTCATGCCTGATGAACGAAAGTTCTACGATCTCGAGTCACTGTGGGGAGACGCACCGAAGGTGCAACTTAAAAGTACGGTTGCCGAGGGTTCGTAA
- a CDS encoding class I SAM-dependent methyltransferase, whose product MGRSVSCCGITCSGKEERLLDARVSQKNIGAIYDRIAPVYDILGKLTESRARSRAIELADIKDGQHVLEAAVGTGLAFYEIVKRNPHGTNIGIDLSQGMLEKARERLSKLSGAHYALDKGSIFHLNVEDESIDILVNNYMFDLLLFEEMGKVLKEFKRVLKRGGKLVLVNMTEGERFGSGIYDFIYRISPATMGGCRGVALAERLQAQSFRVETREYYQQMLFPSEVILAYK is encoded by the coding sequence ATGGGTAGATCTGTTTCATGTTGTGGTATTACTTGTTCCGGAAAAGAGGAAAGGCTGCTGGATGCAAGGGTATCGCAGAAAAACATCGGTGCAATATATGACAGAATAGCACCGGTCTATGATATCTTGGGAAAGTTGACGGAATCACGAGCAAGAAGTAGGGCTATCGAGCTTGCCGACATCAAGGATGGGCAGCATGTATTGGAAGCAGCCGTAGGAACGGGCCTGGCATTCTATGAAATCGTCAAACGGAATCCACATGGCACGAATATCGGTATCGATCTGTCGCAAGGGATGCTCGAGAAAGCCAGAGAGCGTTTAAGCAAACTCTCAGGTGCTCATTATGCTTTGGATAAGGGAAGTATCTTTCATTTGAATGTTGAGGATGAATCCATTGATATATTGGTAAACAACTATATGTTTGATCTTCTTCTTTTTGAAGAGATGGGTAAGGTTCTCAAGGAGTTTAAAAGAGTTCTAAAAAGAGGCGGAAAACTCGTATTGGTGAATATGACAGAGGGCGAGCGTTTTGGAAGCGGAATCTATGATTTTATTTACAGGATTTCCCCTGCAACAATGGGTGGGTGCCGGGGTGTTGCACTGGCTGAAAGATTGCAGGCGCAAAGCTTCAGGGTGGAAACAAGAGAGTATTATCAGCAAATGCTGTTCCCTTCAGAAGTAATCCTTGCTTATAAATGA
- a CDS encoding LysE family translocator, whose protein sequence is MIPVESFFTFLFASVLLALAPGPDNIFVLTQAALYGRTEGVLVTLGLCTGLVVHTVAVAFGVAAIFQASAIAFTGLKVIGAVYLLYLAWQAFTASASFLENGKSNKLLGLQLYRRGIIMNVTNPKVSIFFLAFLPQFAIPENGPVTQQMFILGALFILVTLVVFGGIALLSGTLGTYLKRSPRIQIYLNRIAGIVFIGLAMKIFTANKGA, encoded by the coding sequence GTGATACCCGTAGAATCTTTTTTCACTTTTCTTTTTGCTTCAGTGTTACTGGCGCTTGCACCCGGACCGGATAACATTTTTGTCCTGACTCAGGCAGCGTTGTATGGTCGAACTGAAGGTGTTCTGGTGACGCTCGGGCTTTGTACGGGTCTTGTCGTTCATACTGTAGCGGTTGCTTTTGGGGTGGCAGCGATATTTCAAGCATCAGCAATTGCGTTTACCGGTTTAAAAGTCATCGGTGCTGTGTACCTGCTTTATCTTGCCTGGCAGGCTTTTACAGCATCGGCATCTTTCTTGGAAAACGGTAAGTCAAATAAACTCTTGGGACTGCAGCTATACCGGCGGGGCATCATCATGAATGTCACAAACCCGAAGGTGTCGATCTTTTTTTTGGCATTTCTGCCTCAATTCGCGATCCCTGAAAACGGTCCGGTTACGCAGCAGATGTTCATACTCGGCGCACTTTTTATTCTGGTTACACTGGTTGTCTTTGGGGGTATCGCTTTGTTGTCAGGTACTTTGGGCACCTATTTAAAGCGGTCGCCCAGAATCCAAATTTATCTGAATCGTATTGCGGGAATTGTATTTATTGGGTTGGCTATGAAAATATTCACTGCCAATAAAGGAGCATAA